The DNA window GTGTTCTTACTAGCTCGTCCTCTGGATTGCCTAACAGCACGGTGAACGCAACTAATTTATTCCAAAAACTGTCTATAGCAGCATGTTTGAGTTGTGAGCGATTACTTGGCTTTTGTGAATGTTGAGATATTTGGCTGTTCGGCAACTGCTGCTTATAGAGTTATGGTCTTGTAGATTTTCATAGTTGTGTTGTAAAATCAggatagtatttttttcagctCCTCGTTTATATAGCTGCAAGCCAGAAATTCTTCTCAGTAAGACAGTAATCTTGACATTACCTCACCTGTTATGAATTTTTGAGGTGTGCCTCAGAGGTGACGGACTGAAGGCTAATGGTCTCTCTCATTGAGTCATTGTTTGCATCTCGTGCGCATGTTCTGATAGCTTACCTTGGTACAAGCGCTAGTTTACCAAGTTGGTAAGAAGACTATTGTTGCAATACAAGCGGAAAAAAAGTGATCTTCACCAACAACGAGCGAAGGGAATTTAGAACTATGACAGTTAAATTCAATAAAGCGGTTCTTGTGTATCAGACCTCGTACATTGAGCTCAAAACTGTGCTTGCCTACTACAACTGCGGTCCTTACACATAAGATACGAGGGCACGGACTCCAGATGAGTTTCTCCCCGGCACTTTTAGTTTCATTTTCAAAGCTTCTCGAGAACGATGCACCAGTTTGATTTGTCATAGAATTGGTCAACAACAGATGCATTGTTTATACCAGCAACTAACCTGAAATGAAGGGAAGTCAATGAGCCAATGTGCCAGAGGCCCAGAGATAAGAGATATTTCCAACCAAAAGAACCAGAGATTAAGCAAACATACAAGAAACGTGTGTTTCAGAACTTCAAATGGTATATATTGCAtatcctttcctttttttgtaGCTAAACACAAAAACTGATATTGATCTAGATCACTGTATGAAAATATCTCAAGCTAAAGAGtagaatttttcaaattgCCAGTCAACATCATTAAATGGAGATTCTGGAGAACATATATCCAGTGTGATATATCTGTACTCAATGCACTTTCATAGAAAACGGGGaaaatgagagagaggggagagagagagagagagagagagatgagctTATCATGCTAATGCtcagagcagcagcagtaccTTTGAAGTTCTCCTTCAACAAAAACATGGTAATAACGGCTGTAGACAACGGTACCCTTCTTGTCATCTCTTTTTGCAAACCCATTTtcaagagcagcagcagatgcaCCACCAATTTCAGCTCGGTGAAATGGAAGATGCCAAGGAACAAAGTACTCCTGCTGGGTTTTATGATGCTCATCAATAATTGAGGAATTGCTGCAAATTACATTGGAGTTATCATCCAAACCATCATTACTTCTATTCAGATTATCATTCCTTTGCTTCACTGCACCTGTGTCTTCATCAGTCTCTGCAATGCTTTCAAGCACGGTAGCTGATTGATTACGCACTGGCGGGCTGCTCGGATCAACCCACTCTTCATTATACTTCTCACAGAGGGGAGTCCACTTGTTGAGAAGTGATCTGTCTTCCTGCTCCACAGCCCAGACAGTGATGAGCACAAGACCACCTTTCCGAATAACACGGATCAACTCTTCAATGGCCTTCCTCCGCCTGGCATCAGTACTTAAATGATGCAATACTGCTATTGAAATTGCTGCATCACCAAAATTGTCCCTGTATGGGAGGTTGACAGCATCGGCAACCAACACTTCATGCCCTCTCCCAGCACATATCTCAATCAGTGGAGGGCTTATATCACAGCCTATGAAGAGGCAGTCAGGATTGAAGCCCAAATATTTTCCATTACCACAGCCAGCATCCAGTACAACTGACCCTGGCCTCAACGAATTCAAGAATCCTGCAACCTTGGGCCATTTTGCAAAGCGCGTTGAGCTGAAGTGCGGAGCTATGGCATCATATACACGGTGCACATACTTCTTCTCAATGTCAGGAGTGGACTGAACACTTGCAGAGCAATTGTGATTCCCGTCGGTTTGTACCGTTTCCTGAACTCCCAACATTTCATTTGAATTCATGGGACTGCTTGTGCTAGCACTTCGGCAATTTGAACTGCACGAATTCAATGCACAGATAACTCGGCGAGGGCTGCTTGTTGCTATCCTTGAAAATATTTGTAGCATACAAATCCTATGTGTGAAAAACTTAAGATTAGCCAAACTGGCTTGCTGGTAAGCCCAACCCGTTCAATAAAACAGAATTGCAATTGGAGTACTATTCAATGCCAGAAATTGTTACAGCAAAAAAGGAAGAGACGAAACCTAATTAGCGGCGtgcaacaattaaaaaaaattcgctACAGAACAGATATCTAATCCTAAACCAGCCCTGAATAAGATTAGGCTCAACTAATTCAGCCATTCACAAGTAAACTCATCAATAGTTACGAGTCTAGAGTGCGGAAAGCAAAAGCTAACCTTGTATATACTCCTCCTGAGCAAAACCGATGCGCCGACGGCCGGTCTCCTTCACCCTCGTCGGAGACAGCGGGGGAGGGCTGAGGACTCCGTACCGGACGGGaggggcgcgcgcgcgtgcgtacCGGAGCAAACCCTGAcacgagcgagcgagcgagcgacgaCTCCGGACGCTCCAAGAGATAGATCACGCTACAGCGCCGGCGGGTCCCCTACGGGAGGCCGCGGCGCGTGACCGCTGGCCCTCTTGcacggcgcgcgcgccgccggggcagaggagaggcaaaacggcggcggagcgtgcgtgcgtggcGCGAGGAGGGTGGAACCGTGGAAGGGTTtttgcggcggcggggtcgccGGGGTTAGGCTCGCGAAAAGCGGAGgcgcggagcggcggcgcgacgcgcgAGCCTTCGGTGGAAACCAACGGCAGGGATGGGCGAACGGCCCGGATCCGACGGCCTGCAGCCCGCATAAGATTTCCGTAGCATTGGGCGAGGACCGCCGGACAGACTGGGCCGGGCCATGGAATGCTCCCTTGCAGACTGGGCAGGGTTGTGTGTGACTGAGAACACTGCATCGACACCcaggccccacatgtcagtgacaaaTAGATGTAAATTCATCGAAGTACCTGCAACTCAGATTATTGCATTTCCATCGAGAAATTTGACCCAAAGAAATGTAATACTTCCAGATGAGATAACTAACAGGACagattttgttttcctttccaTTTTTACGTCTACATGACAGAATAAAACACCCTTTTCCagcttacatatatatttgagtACAATATTCTGGTTTTACATGACAAACACCAGTGCTAAAAAGAATCGATCAAATGTCAATGTGGCAAGcgggaaagagaaaaagaaggaagagaagagaaattcTGTTTTGACATTACAATTTATACAACATCAAGCATCCAATCCCTGTCTTCTGCACACTCGTTACAACATTAAGCTCCCAATAACGCGACATCCAGAAATCTTCAGTTCCAGCTCCCAAGCATATTTGACGGAATGATGGGTGTTATGTATGTATATTTCTAGGATTTGAATGGCTCTAAAATTGGATGTCAAAATGAATTCACAAGAGCTGTGAACACAGGAAAGCAGATACAAAATCCTAGAGCTAGACACATTGTACATCATCAGGCAGGCGCTGTATCAAAGTATGGTACATCCACATCTGTTCTGCTTGGGGGAATTTGCAAGCTGCTTCTCTGGAAAGGGGAAATCGACATCACATTATAGGTGTGTGTAGAGGTGTCAAAGTAATTCGATGACAGCTTTAAGCATTAAATAGTCAAAACACtgtataaataatagaaatacaGATAAGGCACGTGAGAATCAAAACCAAGCAGAGTTGTAGTGCCTTTTTAAATACTTTAGTTAATTACAATAAAGTCAATAACTAATCATTTTCTAGTCAGATACCCATAAACGCAAAGGTTTTATGAATCTGTAGGTTGATACTTGAGAGTTTATGTGTGAGGTGTAAACATGGTTGAGAACAAACACATACATGCTAATACAGAAATGTAACGGCACCAGAATGTCCTCTTCTAATGTGTAACAAATGTAAATAGAAGCTATATTACAGTTTATTATGCCTTCagaaattaaaagaaatataggGAGAAAAAACCACCGTAGACCAATTTCATCATAAAAGCATGTTAAAACTCCAAATATTCATTTCATGTATCTACCAGCTTAGCAAACATCAGCATTTTGCTATGCAATTTGCATGCGAGTAATTGACCAACAACATCCCATGATCAATAAAACCctacataaaataaaacaaggaACAAGCAGCAGGTGGAAAAAGTCGTGTTGGACATGGTGTTAAGATTACTAACACCTATCCCTTTACATGTCCATCTTTGGAGCACAAGGCACTACATTCTTAAAATGATACCCAATGTAGTCCATAATTTCATTGGTTGAATTTAATAGAGTTTTATGTCAATGGAGAAATGAAATAGGTATCGGTGCAACCAGAGAaacaatgtgaaaaaaaaagacgaaaTTGTCGGCAATACCACTGTTTTTGTCGGGTTGTGGAGGGCGCACTACCACATGCATTGTAATTACACCTCCTGGAACCTCTCCTACTGGAACACGAGACTCAGCAAGTGTTCGGTTATTCTCCAATATCCTTCCGGCATTAATGAGCTTCAGGTCATTGACTGTTTTTGGAGTTATTTCCTTATCTGTcataaaaatgtaaaacattcccatcaataaaataaatatggagtCCAAATATGAGTAGTATGAATTATGAAGGTGGAATctttacaaaaaaaacacaaaagatATTCAAAATGCAGTCACTGGGAGGACATCAGGACAAAATCAATTCTCATGCATAATCAATCCAGTGTCTCAGACAAACAGAATTGCACCATTTCCAGCCATCCAGTTTGTAAGCATTATCTGTGCAGTCAAAGAAGGCAAAAGTACTGCCGGAGGAATCTCTTGCAGTTGCAGATGATGATTCAGCTGGGAAAGGATTCAATTTTACTTGTCCTAGCTTACTTGGGCAGGAGCACCACACCAAAACATTGCTCATCAAGAAAAGAACTCGTGTTTGAGTGTGATAATCAGATCTTGTAACCATTGTTGATCTATCAGCTCCCTCAGTTATTAGATTTTCCATTCTACACGCCACGTCTTTCTTCAGTGGTCTGAGAAACACCCAGGGTTCTTCTGGTTAGCACCGCAAGCTGGTGGGCTAGCCGGCCTAGGTTTGAAGCCTCACCCCtttaataaattaagataTGAGAGCCCTTCCTCTCATATCCAGCATTTTTCTTCAGTGGTCCCTATCAATGTAAATAGACATCCATTTATACCGCAGCAtctttttttggcaaaacatCAGCCAGACAAAAGGTTGTGTCTAGTATTAGCTATGCAAAAGATTTTTGCTGCCTGTGAGTAACTTCCATGTCCCACATGACAAATGTGTCCCTTCTGATCAATATGCGTAAGTGTCACAAACCACCAGATCGGTATGTGTTCCATAGTGTTATAATAGAACTACAGCTGGTGTTGAAATCATGATCCGTCCTGATGATTTCAcccaaaacaaaatgatacATTAGCACCACAGTTGGTGTCCAGAGTTCAGAGCAACCATATTGGCACTAAGGACCAAAGATGTATTAAGTTCCATAGTGCTACCAGAGCTAACATCAGAAAATATAGGAAATAAAATAGGTAAACAAAAGGCATAATAATGCTATTAATATCGCGTTGTGCCATTTTCTTTGTGTGTTTACTCTTTATAGGATATAGGAAGACGACCATGTTTCTTGTTTAGCCCTTCATCGCACTTATTTATGATCCAGACCATTGcaaaaatgtgttttttcGCTTTATGCAACAAACTAGCAGATATATTCTGCTGGCGATATCCAAATTCGCGAGGTCGATGTTTTGTTTACAGATGATGCACATACACTGACAAGGGGAATTATCGATTGACCGTGTATGTGGCGTAAACACGGTTGAACCTAAGGGGAAAGGGCACTAGCTACGCACTTCTCAGTTGGGCAGCAGAGAagaacaaattacagattaaACTGTAGGCAAGAGAGGGTAGGAAAGGGGGTAAACGCCACATAATcagcaagcaaaaaaaaaaagacggcACAAAGCCATACATGATCCAAGAAACTTTATGGATTCAAGAATTATCACAAGCCCTCATGGTGTTTTCACCAAATCAAAGACGCAGCAGATCAGGGCGCGACGCCCATGTGCTTCATCAATTTGACAAGAATATGTTTGGCCTCACCTTGCGGCCACCGAGCGAGGATGAACTCCTTGAGCGCCGAGACGGTGGTGGAGGGGTCGTACTTGCTCGGGCCGATATCCGTACCATCAAAAAGCCGGAACTTGACCTCGATCGGCTCCTTCCCGCCGGCCATCTCCCGGCCAGatcgccgcccgcccgcctgCCCACCCGCCCCCCAACGCCTTCCCGAGATCCAAGAAACCCCGGATCAGAAGTCCATGGCACCAAATGGATCACCGCAAATCGACAGAGCCACACCAAAGATCGGATTTTGATGAACAATTCTTGCTTCCGTGTGGGCTTGAAagcgaaggggcggcgactcggtgggaggagaggagagaaggggagaggaaggagaagagacGAGACGAAAGACGGGGGCCACTGGGCTTCCTCGGTAATTTAACAGATACACCCAACGAGATGCCTCAATTATTTTTCCGctagcggcagcagcagcagcagcacggagCCATCCATGGTTGCGACTTGTGGAagtgagcagcagcaggcgggGGATTCTATGCGCGAGAGAGGAATCGTCGTCGCTCGTCGGAACTGCACGTCGGCGATGGCTTCTACTGTCTCTATCCCCGGCTGGTTTGACCGCGCCTGGCTGCCGTGCTGTCGTTGGCGTTTTCTCTCCAGTTCTCTCCTGCGCCGCTGCTGCGGCTGAGCTCATGCACATTGCTAGCTACTGGCTACTGGCTAATTGGAAGTAGTTGTACTAGTGCAAACATTGGTTTGATTTTGAACAAACGCACACGCATGATGCTGCGTATTTTAGCAGCTTAAATGAGTTTTGCACGTTATTTACATATCCAGTCGGAAAAAATTATCGAGGTGGgctattgtttcttttttttgaaaaagtcaaaagatatttttaaatgaaagaaaatttgtgaataaaatttttatatatgtgttcctagctatctaaaacaaatactaaaaaaataaactatgatagaaagacatcaaaatcaactctaactttaagtttaaaaatttaaattttggcttataagtataagcatagaCGAAAAGATGGGTGGAGTTCTGCACGTTATTTACATCTGCAGTCAAGGGCGAATTTAACATGGGAGCGGCAggggctcgagcccccgcTATCCTTGTTAAAGCTATTGGAACCTCCACGAAGACCCGGCAAAGATCAACAGAAGAGGGGGCTAAAACTATGTCTAACTTATTCAAACTCCCCAATCTCGTTAGCTAGATCCGCCACTGTCTGCAGTTAGAAAAATTATCTTCAGCTGCAGAAATATTTTACACTGGGAATTAGATGGCATTCAGTGACTGTTCATGTCTAAAACATCATAGAactttttgtttgtgtttgtcCTCGTATGTAGAAATCAAAATGACTTCTTCCTTAGTTTTCAAAGGGTATCCCATAAATGGATTTAGTATACTAGAGTAGATGGTAAAAGATTATCCTCGGTGGTTGAGATGGTCGGAGACAGAAGCACGGGGCTTTTCATAAAACGATGGTCGTTGTCACAGTACAGTACAGTTGTGAAAATGTGGAGCACCAGACGCAactctttttttctgaaaaatcttGACACGTCTCTTATCTGAATGTCTCTCGTTCTCGAGCAGGAGTATTTGCACTTCCGGTTGCAACCAGTAATAATTGACATCTGCATCCCACTAGAGATTACGAGTTTATGATTAGCTAGTCTGAGAAGGTTGGCAAACATGCTGACTTGCTAACCAATACGATTAGAATTTAGAATTCTCTTCTGACTTATGGACCAACTAACACAATTAGAAATTACTAGAATTCTCAATCCATACAACATCCGATAGTTGCAGGAGGCTTGCATCTGATTGTATATTCTCAGAATCTCAGGTAACAATCCACACACGCAGTGACAGACAGAGATAACCGAACGAAGGAAGCATCCAGTTATTCGAGCTCAGCGACTTAATATTTCCTGGTATGCAAAGCATCTGATAGCTGACATCTTTGCTAAGGTTGCATTTGTCAGGCCTATTACCTGTATCTTTTGGTGATCTGATCATCGGACGAACTTGGAAACAGGAATGCTtatgtgcatatatgcatgcaaatcTAGGGGGGAGAAGTCCATGACTCCATGCTACACCAACTACGATAGCCATGAATTTTCAGCCAAAATGAAAGATACGACGTGGTAACCACACAGATAAACGCACGGACAAAACGGCATACAAATGAAGTGGTTGGGTTTGTATGTTCATGGGCAATGTTACCATACCTTTTACTTGCAGTGGTATTAGTGTAGTAAAATTTGtatctaactatatatttttataagtgtattaaatattttattttaaaatttggtaagatatatttatcattttatctattttaaaatgatatatgacaCGTAATTTTATCAgagagttatatattttagttctaattttaccTAAATAGAATTTCTACATACTAGTAGTGgggtataataaaattaagtcCGTCGGATATAAAGCGATGGATGGCTCCTAGTCATTTCAGggtatctttaaaaaaaaatccttgttCAATCGTATGgtgcaataaaaaaatgatattgtgATTGGAGGATTCTAGCAAGCAAAGACTCcagcattttttatatatcacaAATGATATACAAGGTCCTCCTGAGCTAATGGGACTGAATCTTATACACGTCGCTTTCATATTAATTTCTATGCTGATGTTGTCTTTGCAAGTACTATTAGTTTCATaagcaagaaaaataaaagaatgtgCCTGCGTTCCActtattactaaaaataaatcgatgcaaatatgcaatagTTCATGAGTAGCTGAAAAAATAACTGGTGACAATAGAATAAATTGTCACGGCGTTGCTGAGCTTTTGAATTATGACGAGCAATTGAAAAGAGATCTAACTTCCACGGTTTCAGGTAGAAAGGAGATGTTTTTAGTGGCGAATACCACCGAAGTTTCATGTAGTGGAGCTCTAGATTCCGTACCACTTGCTTTCGCCACCATAAGCAATGATAGAGGGATGCAGTGCAAGCAAAGTTTGTAGAATCACCGATAACATTG is part of the Oryza brachyantha chromosome 2, ObraRS2, whole genome shotgun sequence genome and encodes:
- the LOC102703096 gene encoding tRNA (carboxymethyluridine(34)-5-O)-methyltransferase, which encodes MLQIFSRIATSSPRRVICALNSCSSNCRSASTSSPMNSNEMLGVQETVQTDGNHNCSASVQSTPDIEKKYVHRVYDAIAPHFSSTRFAKWPKVAGFLNSLRPGSVVLDAGCGNGKYLGFNPDCLFIGCDISPPLIEICAGRGHEVLVADAVNLPYRDNFGDAAISIAVLHHLSTDARRRKAIEELIRVIRKGGLVLITVWAVEQEDRSLLNKWTPLCEKYNEEWVDPSSPPVRNQSATVLESIAETDEDTGAVKQRNDNLNRSNDGLDDNSNVICSNSSIIDEHHKTQQEYFVPWHLPFHRAEIGGASAAALENGFAKRDDKKGTVVYSRYYHVFVEGELQRLVAGINNASVVDQFYDKSNWCIVLEKL
- the LOC102703654 gene encoding membrane-anchored ubiquitin-fold protein 3 isoform X1 gives rise to the protein MAGGKEPIEVKFRLFDGTDIGPSKYDPSTTVSALKEFILARWPQDKEITPKTVNDLKLINAGRILENNRTLAESRVPVGEVPGGVITMHVVVRPPQPDKNSEKQLANSPKQNRCGCTIL
- the LOC102703654 gene encoding membrane-anchored ubiquitin-fold protein 3 isoform X2 codes for the protein MAGGKEPIEVKFRLFDGTDIGPSKYDPSTTVSALKEFILARWPQDKEITPKTVNDLKLINAGRILENNRTLAESRVPVGEVPGGVITMHVVVRPPQPDKNKKQLANSPKQNRCGCTIL